CGGTGTACATCGACCTCGTCGGTGACGAGGACGAGGATGAACAACTATAGATCTAGATTTTTTTTAGTTATGTTTTTCTAGTTTTCATTAATGTAATGAACAGACTTTTGGAATATATACATTTTAAGTCAAAATTTGGCCAAAAAATGAAATGCAGACTAGCACGTTGGGCGCACTGGCGGGCGGACGAATAGAGACAGGCGAACTTTTGGTGTCCGCAGGCCACCCAAACGGATAAAAAAGGACACATTgtgtgtccgtttgggtcggcccattGGAGTTGCACTTCCGTTGCGGAGGAAGATGCAAATGGATAGTGACTTGCTCAGGGACAAGATGCAGGAAATCATCACATAAAAAAGCTACCTAAGAGCATCTGCAACCGGACGCCCCCCCTCCCAACATTCGCCCCAAACGCTCGGGCGGGCTGCCCAGTCAGTGCCTGGATGATTTTTGGCCACCCAACCGGGCTCAAACGCCTAGACTGATCGGCTCTCCCCATACCCGGCCCAtttatggggcggatatggggacgCCCGGACGCGCCCACCATGTCAGACTGGTCGAAAGAGCCCACACAGGGATGCGGAGAGACCATTGGTCCGACGGGAGCCTCATCCGCTCCACGCCACGCGGCGCCGCTCTTGAATTCCTCCCAAGGGAGGAGGCCGGCTATATTAAACCGGATGGCGGCAGCCAAACCTTATCTGCCCCATTTCCCCTTTCTCCTTCCCTCCTCCGCTACTTCCAATCCGCCCGTCGCGCCATGTCGAGTCGCCGGATCACCACCTACGCCATGCTCACTCCGAAGCATCGTCTGCAACTGCTGGAGGAGATCTTGGTGAGACGAGCTGCTCATTTTACTGTGGGCCTTCCTTTGAATTCactgagccggaggaggaggacgaggagaaggagaagggggagcaACCGCCGAGAGCAGAGtccatggaggaggaggcggcggagccggAGGTGGAGacagaggtggaggaggaggaggcggtggagccgGCTGCAGCATTGCCATAGCGAACACGCAGGCGGAGTATGGTGGAGCAGACCACCATCCTgaagtccatccaggatgaggcctatgtcaAGGCCAACCGGCGGATCATCCGGCAAGAACAGGCGGCGATGGAGGCGCTGTTCGCCGAACTGGATGCGTAGGCGGTGGGGGAGGAGCCGGAGCCTCCGCAGGCGCGGGAGCTGACACAATTGCCCGTCTACCCGCGTCGGGCACGGAGATCATCGACATCTCCGGCGATGAGTAGTTTTAGCTATGTAAGTACATAGGTTTTTATCTGCATGGTAAGTATGAATATGAGATATGAAATTTGAGGTTAATTGTTGTGACGGTTTTTGGTGTGTTGTTCACTGTCCGCAGACACATCCGGACGCGTCCGCGGACACTTAGGGGCCTAACTTTTGCTGGGTAGTTTCGAGGTTGTGACCTGGCCGGAGATATATGAGATGCGTGGTGCTTTTGTTTTCGTTTTGTCCTGATTCGGTGCAGGGGCAACAGCATTCGGCTGTCATGGACTCCGCAAGCATCAGCAAAGCCACCAATTGATCACGAGTCCCAGTACTCTGATCACTCATTCATTAACCTCCACACAAATTGTTCAAACACAGCGTGAAGCAAGCTACCACGGCAAGCCGCACGCGCGAACTCTTCCCCTGTAAACCGTCCCGCACACCACTCAATCGCGCCAGTACAATTCCCACGTCACCGGCGCGCCGAAGAGAGCAGAAACCACGCCACCGCTTGCCTACACGGAGGTACAGTATCGTTCAGGACAAGATCGAATGCGCCACCCCACCGATCGCTTCGAACACTTGCATATTTGcttgcgtgcatgcatgcacacttgGATGCCTCCCGGGCGTCGTGCTGGTCCCGAATTTTGTCATCAACTCGGTCGGAGACATCATGATAAGGTCGTCCAACGAATCCATCCATATTCTACCGATTTCCAGATGGGAGGTAGCTGGTGTGTTTTGTGCTCATTCTTCTCAGCAGTAAATCCGCTGGATTTTTGCATTCAGCAGTAATAAATCCACTGGacccgcaacagcagcagcagcatagCATTATCCAACAGGAAATCAACATCCACCTTTGACCGCCCTCAGAATTCAAAGGCTGTATTGTAGCAGCATCTGGACGTTAATTTTGGATGCATCCTCTGCAATGATATAATGCACCACATGGCCACCTCAGCTTTTTCTGAACCAACCAGGATCCGATGCTGCTGCTGTTCTTTTTTTTTTTAACAGAACCTTCTACTGTCTTGTTCTTACCTTGGTTCCAAGACTTCTGATCAAGGCACTGCAACTTCAGCAAGTGAAAACGGCCACTGCTGCAGTACAGTACAATCAATTATCTCATGAGCAGTAGACGGTGGTGGCGTCAGAAGAGTGATTGCCCTTGTTCCCAGTGCGTACAATCTTGGCAAAGGCGGCAGGTTGGTTGCACATGCTGCCCAAGTGACGCCAGACGAGTACAGGAGACATTAGCTATCAGCCATCAGTGCCAGCTCCTCTCCGCGGCGGCCGCTTATTTTTATCCGGTGATTTGGTACTGATGCAGCTGGCCAAAGCTTGCACAAATGGCAACCCCCAGCATGATAGTATGAGCTTGCGACATGACATGGCGACAAAGCCAAGCCAATAAAGCCccccaaagagacaaagaagccATCAAAACCGGCCTAACAACCCTATTGATACCAATTTATTTGACAGCCAGGACAAGGAGCATGCTGGGCTACAGGGGCCAGCCTGTGCATCCCAGGATAACATGTGAGGCTGTTCTATTGGATgctcacaagatgatgatgacaagATGTACAGGGTCACCTTAACATATTGTATAATGTTTATTTTATATATGGCAATAAAATAAACAGCAATATAAACCAACTCTTTGGACTCGACAACCTACCGGACAAAATTTCTTACAGATTGAATGAACAAATGTAACTGTACAAGGAAACACCTCTCTGGACTCATCAAGGACGCCAGCCAAAATTTTGTATTATGAGCCTCAAAGCTGACTGTACGAAGCCCGATGATTCTTTGATGCACCTATAACGGAAGAGAATTTTTTTGGGGGAAAGATGGCGATGAAGCTAGAGCTAGATGTCTCCAGATTGTACATGGACAGAAACATGAAAGGATGAATATTGGGTGCTATATGCATTTACGCTGTCGCAAGGGCATGGTAGCTAAGGGTGGATGAGCAGATGGAGGAATTTGATGATTGACTGTGGAGGTCGGAACAAGCCTCGGGAAATACCGACTCGGAGTATCCAGAAATGTTGGAGCAAGACCAAGAGGCAGAATGCGCTGAATCAGCTATGGTGAAATTGATATTGGAGAGGCAGATATTGGTGAAAGGATCGCCATCGATTCCCGACAAAACTCCTGCAAACGAAATGTTTTTTCCAACCATGTCTTTTAAGGTGATTCCACTGATCTCCGGGAGTGCAGACaaatcaaaatgttcatcaggatggcTTGACCAATCGCCGGTGAACTCGATTGCAACATGGACGTCTTCCATTTGGACATCTGATACTATCGCATCCCTTATATAACCACCACGGCCTGGTGCGGTCCTGAAGGATATACCTTTGGATGAACCATGAATATGAAGGTGATCAACATGAACATCCGAGATCCCACCAGACATCTCACTGCCAAATGCAAGAGCAGCTCCCAGTGAGGCTTGCAGATCCACTCTACTAATGTGAATGTCTGAGGTTGGCCTTCCAAATGTAATGCCATAGTTGTCCCACCCACTTTTTAATGAGATGGCATCATGACCGACGCTAATTCTGCTGTCCTCAATGCACATATTCGAGCATGAATCTGCATAGAAAACAGTACAGAAGTTATTCACAATCTTCAGCCATGCTACTGCAGTAGAACAATGTTCGCAAAGAACTTATACAAAAATAACACAAGCAATTTAAGGAAACAATAGATTTATCTTGCGGTAAGTAGATCTGAGGTATTTTATTCTGATTCCTTTCAATAGCAAGTAGGTTATTTTTACTAGCTCCTGGAACGCATCCAAATACATATAATGGCAACTCAAATTAAGTAGCAAAACACGTTTACTTGTGGAAAAAATCTTTATGTGTGTGAATTTAGAATATAAATATCCAATCAAAACCTAATAGATGATTTAGATTAAATATAATGTAAAGTCTTTTACTAAAGTAGCAGCACATGAAGAGCAGTGTTACCTGGGACAATTCCATTGGTGAGTGGAGCATCCAATCCAGTCTCGATTGTGACATTACGGATTGTTACATTGCTGGAAAAAAACATGTTAATACATCTCTCAAACACTAAGAATGGGTTTAGAATTATCTCTGGAAAAAAAAATGTCAACATACCTGCAATACACAGGATGTATACCCCATGCTGGAGAATCTAAAAATGTCAAGTTCGAAATCACAATTTCTTCCGAATCCTCAAACTCCACAAGATGAGGCCGGCTATAGTTCAATTTATTTGAGCGAAACCAATTCCACCATATCAAACCCTGGCCGTCTACGATTCCACTGTTCCCTGTAAAAATGTAATTTAAATGTGACTATGAATTGAATATACTAAAACAAATAACAAACCACATAAAATTCTGATGTCTGACAGAAGACTATATTTACCTGTAATTATGACATCGGTAACATTGTGCCCATTTATTAAGCTGCGATGCCTTGCACCCGGAAGATCAATTCCTTGGCCATATGATGGCAAAGGTTCCACAATTGGCCATTGTGTCACATCCTGCAGTGCAAATGCAAATTCATAGTCAATTTCAAATACAATGAGTATTGAATTAATTCCCGAGACTAAAAAGAATATATGAGGTATAAATAAGAAGTTTCTTCCTTTTATACTAATTTATGCTGCCTATGTTATCCTATTTCTCATAATTTCAAACTTCAAAATAATGTAGTAGAAGAAAACTCAACAAGACATCGTCCATTCCGTGATGTGCACAAAATATTGTGTATTACGGGCAGGCAATCAAAATCGGCCTACTAACAGGCATGATTAAAGAAAGCAGCTTGACTTCAAAACAATCCAAGTACAAATTGTTTTTCCTTGTTTGCTGGCCTCACATGGACAGCTATGTGTCCCCATCCGATGCCCATTTGTATTAGGAAAGACAAAACCGATGGGCAGATAGTCGAATATTGGGCCGCTAATGTTTATAAAATTTTATATACGCGGAAACCCATGTATAAGAAAATTCATAGTGAGATCTAAATATGCGCAAGACCAAAATAATGATTATACTAACACGAAAACGTATTTCAAGGTAAACATCACATATGACCTCTACCTAGAGACATGTCAAATGGTTCCAACTAAACATCTTTCACCAACCATACATAAACGAAGAAATAAGCTGACAGCTAAGAATATTGCAAGTTCCTAACAGTTCTCAATGTTAATGCAGTTGAAAGCGACAAATAAACCCACATTCATGCAACGATGTCTAAAAAGTCAATTGATATCAAGAAAACATCCTAAGCTCCTACTGTCAGTGTGGAACGAAAGCGGCAGGTATGCCACATCAATCCTGGAATAGGAGAACATCCAATCCGTGGAATCAGCAGCACTGCAGAATTCTCATGCTGATAAAATGAGAAGGCGTTTAACAAGTCACTAATGTGGAGAACAACCTCGGTGCCGATGATGACAGCGTCCTTCTCCAGGAAAAGGGTGAGGTGGCTGGTGAGGTTGAAGCTGCCGGTGAGCCACCGCCCCTTGGGCACGTACAGCTGTGCGCCGCCCTTGTCGGCAAAGGACCGCAGGTAGAAGATGGCGTTCTGGAAGGGCACCGTATTGACGGTCAGGCCGTCGCCGACGGCCCCAAACTCAGTGATGGTCACGCTATGTGGCCGCGGCCGCCCGCTGTACCGCGCACATTGCGCCTCCCCCTGCGCGAGCCCAATTACGGCAAGCAGCGATGCCAGAACTACCTGCAACAAAACAGAGCAGCACAAGAACACGAACCAGTCAGTACTAGTTTGCACTGCAACTCCATGAATCCAACACGAAGCTTCAAAAAAATTCCAGATCAATCAGGGAATCAAATTCGCAAGAAGCAAGAAACAGCGCGTCGGATCGCAAGATCTCAACAGGAGGATCTCGAATTTGGGGAGGACACCAAGCGGCGGAAATCAATAGCAGTGGGGCGCCCTAGCTCCCCACGGCGCCGTGCAACAACCAAACAGAACCAATCCGGGAAGGAAGCGCCGGGAAGAGCACCTTCGCGGCCAAAAAACCACAGGAATTACTTAACCCAAGCGGTGATAAACGTACTTACTAGACTCGCCATGAGTGTCCCCCTTTGCGGCAGAAGGGGGGGAGCGGAGCGGCGAACCAAAGGGCAGGGGCCGAGAAGACGTAGCTCCAGGAACCGCAGGAGAGAAAGACGAAGGCAAGCTGCTAAGTAATCGGCTTCGGACTGagagaggaggacgaggaagggGGAGGCggtggggagagagaagaagaataagaagcagCAGCCCGAGCAGAGCTGAAGTTTTGATGATTGGGTATGATACAGCTTGGCTTGTCCTAGTATTTGTTTAGTCCTCTAGACTTTAGGCATGAAAGAAAAATGCATAAAATATTATGCAAAATCTACGCTTGGGACTAGAAGAAAGAGGGAGGAGTAATAAATCTTAGAAGAAAGAAGAGGAGAGGCTGACCAGTGACCAGCGGGCTCatatggcggtggtggtggcggcggcggcggtggcggtggcggtggcgagcaCCCGACGACATGCTCTTTAAAAGGCTCGCCGACGACCTAGTGGGTTCACATTCTCTCTCGAGCTCAGAGACGATGAGTGTCAGCGCTCGATCTTGCTCCCACTAGTGGTGATGTTCATCGGATGAGGTTGACGACAAGGTCTGACGAAAGGGATGGGAGAAGGAAGGTGGAGGGGTAGTAAGAGAGGAGAAGAGAGTCgggaaagaaaggaagaaagaaagaagatgGCGGGAAAAAAGGGATTGATGGAGAAAGAAAGGCAGATAGGAACAAGGCGGTTTGCGCCCCGATGCGCCAAGGGATCATCTTGCCACAACGTCGTCCTAAATAATAAACTACTAGAAATCGTAGGTGAGCCAAAATCCTGTCACATAATGCTCGAGATAGAACTAACACTGCTATATACATTTTTTTCCATTTCTAAACAATTGGAAGGGTCCCAAAGGAAGCTGCATTAAGTCAAAGCGCTGAAAGTACATCTCACAAAAGGACTCGGTAAACTTAAAATTACAACCCAATCCCTAAAATATGCATGGATGTCCGTAGACCGAAAAGTAAATTTGCACCTGGGTCGTAATATCAACTTCTACTCAAATTTGCTCCGGCCATCGTCGGAGAGGAACCACTTGGGGTCATCGAACCACCTCCACGCTTCTCCAACACCGGAGAACCAGAGGAAGAAGATATGTACTCTAAGACAAAGTTGAATTGCCCCCATAAGGACACTTGCACGCCAGGAAGAGAACAGGAACCAACGACGATAAGCTTGACAAGCAAAAGTTCCATTAGGCCGCCCTGTGGCCAGAAGAATCACCGGTGAGGCTTTGAAGAGGGAGCATCGGCCGCCTCTTGCAACTCCCCTGAGTGATGTCAAAGGCGTCGAAGCCTGCCGTAACTTCGCCACAAATGAGCGTCAGTGGTGATGAAGCACCTCCTAACCATTGGAATTGGGATCATCACCCCCCTCCGCTTTGTGTGCGCCACTCGGTGGCCAGCGAAGCTGAGAAGGAAGGGTGATCCGACCTCCTGAGTAGGTATGCCAACGACCATGGATCATCGCTGACAGAAGTATGGTCGTATGCGACCGCACTTAGCTTGGATACAACAGAGACACGCTCCACCTTGGCATGATTCCATACATCTCTAAGGCACACCTCATCCTAGATATAGTATGTACATGACTTCCTCTTGCGCCTCTACCACCTCTAAACCCATTGGACTTGCCGCTAGATAAGAAAGTGGATCGGGCTATGGCCTCTTTCTCAAGAGAGACTCTCAAGTGGGCAACTCTCTCTGTCCGGCACTAGCCATCTATAGCTTGCATATTGATAAGCACAAATTCGGAAGCAAACCTTCAACAAAACTAACATGAATATCTTCAGATGGGATGACCTTTT
This window of the Triticum aestivum cultivar Chinese Spring chromosome 5D, IWGSC CS RefSeq v2.1, whole genome shotgun sequence genome carries:
- the LOC123119778 gene encoding probable polygalacturonase, with the protein product MASLVVLASLLAVIGLAQGEAQCARYSGRPRPHSVTITEFGAVGDGLTVNTVPFQNAIFYLRSFADKGGAQLYVPKGRWLTGSFNLTSHLTLFLEKDAVIIGTEDVTQWPIVEPLPSYGQGIDLPGARHRSLINGHNVTDVIITGNSGIVDGQGLIWWNWFRSNKLNYSRPHLVEFEDSEEIVISNLTFLDSPAWGIHPVYCSNVTIRNVTIETGLDAPLTNGIVPDSCSNMCIEDSRISVGHDAISLKSGWDNYGITFGRPTSDIHISRVDLQASLGAALAFGSEMSGGISDVHVDHLHIHGSSKGISFRTAPGRGGYIRDAIVSDVQMEDVHVAIEFTGDWSSHPDEHFDLSALPEISGITLKDMVGKNISFAGVLSGIDGDPFTNICLSNINFTIADSAHSASWSCSNISGYSESVFPEACSDLHSQSSNSSICSSTLSYHALATA